A window of the Bufo gargarizans isolate SCDJY-AF-19 chromosome 1, ASM1485885v1, whole genome shotgun sequence genome harbors these coding sequences:
- the LHX5 gene encoding LIM/homeobox protein Lhx5: protein MMVHCAGCERPILDRFLLNVLDRAWHVKCVQCCDCKCNLTEKCFSREGKLYCKTDFFRRFGTKCAGCSLGISPSDLVRKARNKVFHLNCFTCMVCNKQLSTGEELYIIDENKFVCKEDYVSTSSLKESSLNSVSSCTDRSLSPDVQDPAQDESKETDHSTSSDKETANNENEEQNSGTKRRGPRTTIKAKQLETLKAAFAATPKPTRHIREQLAQETGLNMRVIQVWFQNRRSKERRMKQLSALGARRHAFFRSPRRMRPLGGRLDESDILGSGPYSYYGDYQGDYYGSGNYDFFPHGPPSSQTQSPADSSYLQNSGPGSTPLGSLEPPLAGHHPSENQRYADMISHPDTPSPEPGMTGSLHPISGEVFGSGPSPPFSMSSNSGFNGPIPHQNPDINEATVW from the exons ATGATGGTCCATTGCGCTGGCTGTGAGAGGCCCATCCTGGATCGCTTCCTCCTCAATGTCCTGGACCGGGCATGGCATGTCAAGTGTGTCCAGTGCTGTGACTGCAAATGTAACCTCACCGAGAAGTGCTTCTCCAGAGAGGGCAAGCTCTACTGCAAGACAGACTTCTTCAG GAGATTCGGGACTAAGTGTGCAGGGTGCTCTCTTGGAATCTCTCCCAGCGACCTGGTGAGGAAAGCCAGGAACAAAGTTTTCCACTTGAACTGTTTTACCTGTATGGTGTGTAACAAGCAGCTGTCTACTGGGGAGGAACTCTACATCATAGACGAGAACAAATTTGTCTGCAAGGAGGATTATGTAAGCACCAGCAGCCTGAAAGAGAGCAGCCTCAACTCAG TATCCTCTTGCACAGACAGAAGTTTATCTCCAGATGTTCAGGATCCAGCACAGGATGAAAGTAAAGAGACAGATCATTCCACCTCTTCGGATAAGGAGACTGCCAACAATGAGAATGAAGAGCAGAACTCTGGTACCAAAAGAAGAGGACCTAGGACCACCATTAAAGCAAAGCAACTAGAGACCCTCAAGGCAGCATTTGCAGCCACTCCAAAACCAACAAGGCACATTCGAGAACAGTTAGCGCAGGAAACGGGGCTTAACATGCGGGTGATTCAG gtTTGGTTTCAAAACAGGAGATCCAAGGAGAGGAGGATGAAACAACTCAGTGCTTTAGGTGCTAGAAGGCATGCTTTCTTCAGGAGCCCAAGACGAATGAGGCCATTAGGTGGAAGACTTGATGAGTCGGACATTCTTGGGTCTGGCCCTTACAGCTACTATGGAG ATTACCAAGGAGATTATTATGGAAGTGGAAACTATGATTTTTTCCCTCATGGTCCTCCGTCCTCCCAGACACAATCGCCGGCAGATTCCAGCTACTTACAGAATTCAGGGCCTGGTTCAACCCCTCTTGGTTCTCTAGAACCACCACTAGCTGGCCACCACCCTTCAGAAAACCAAAGATATGCGGACATGATATCTCACCCTGATACACCCAGTCCAGAGCCTGGTATGACAGGCTCACTGCATCCAATATCTGGGGAAGTGTTCGGCAGTGGTCCAAGTCCGCCATTTTCTATGTCTAGCAATAGTGGCTTTAATGGTCCTATACCCCATCAAAACCCTGACATTAACGAGGCCACAGTGTGGTAA